One Kazachstania africana CBS 2517 chromosome 9, complete genome genomic region harbors:
- the ERV41 gene encoding Erv41p (similar to Saccharomyces cerevisiae ERV41 (YML067C); ancestral locus Anc_4.330), producing MAGLRTFDAFPKTEEEYQKKSSKGGLSSLLTYFFLIFIAWTEFGNYFGGYIDEQYTVDPEVKEDIQINMDIFVNIPCKWLHINARDMTLDRKLAGEELKLEDMPFFIPFDTRVNDITEIVTPELDRILGEAIPAEFREKIDMRQFYDENNHDETKHFVPEFNGCHVFGSIPVNRVTGELQITAKGMGYPDREKAPIDEVNFAHVINELSFGDFYPYIDNPLDNSAKFDQENPISAYVYHMNVIPTIYQKLGAEVDTNQYSVSEYHYTEADNAIRKAGRVPGIFLKYNFEPLSIVVTDKRLSFIQFVIRLVAILSFIVYIASWLFILVDTALVAAMGPKWSLRYQPSTKPQGILE from the exons ATGGCTGGTCTCAGAACATTTGATGCTTTTC CGAAAACGGAGGAGgaatatcaaaagaaatcatCTAAAGGTGGTCTTTCTTCATTACTTACATACTTCTTCCTAATATTCATAGCATGGACCGAATTTGGTAATTATTTTGGCGGTTATATAGATGAACAATACACCGTCGATCCAGAAGTCAAAGaagatattcaaataaatatggacatttttgtaaatatacCATGTAAATGGTTACACATTAACGCAAGAGACATGACATTAGATAGAAAACTTGCTGGTGaggaattgaaattggaaGATATGCCATTTTTTATCCCATTTGATACAAGAGTCAACGATATTACTGAAATTGTCACACCTGAATTAGATCGAATTTTAGGAGAAGCTATTCCAGCAGAAtttagagaaaaaattgatatgaGACAGTtttatgatgaaaataaccACGATGAAACAAAACATTTTGTACCGGAGTTTAATGGATGCCACGTCTTTGGTTCAATACCGGTAAATCGTGTCACTGGTGAATTACAAATCACTGCAAAGGGTATGGGCTATCCAGACCGTGAAAAAGCACCAATCGATGAAGTAAACTTTGCCCATGTTATCAACGAATTATCATTTGGTGATTTTTATCCATATATCGATAATCCTCTGGATAACTCAgcaaaatttgatcaagAAAATCCTATCTCCGCCTATGTTTATCACATGAACGTCATTCCCACTATATATCAAAAACTTGGAGCAGAAGTGGATACTAATCAATATTCAGTCAGTGAGTACCATTACACCGAAGCTGATAATGCCATTAGGAAAGCTGGTAGGGTGCCGGgtatttttctcaaatacAATTTCGAACCACTTTCTATCGTAGTGACAGATAAGCGTCTCTCCTTCATCCAATTTGTAATTAGATTGGTGGCAATTCTGTCATTTATTGTATACATCGCATCCTGGTTGTTCATTTTAGTGGATACTGCCTTGGTTGCCGCCATGGGCCCTAAGTGGTCGCTACGCTATCAACCATCAACTAAGCCGCAAGGTATACTGGAGTAA
- the MFT1 gene encoding Mft1p (similar to Saccharomyces cerevisiae MFT1 (YML062C); ancestral locus Anc_4.324) encodes MPLTNVQVNQVKKKVHYSEQDGAFNKYVDVIGRVTKLSDQILRGQLPEPSAEEESVLSGEKIKALKETAQVRLLEIQSSIETKKIASEHWQQSYEQMRDSVDAQAKEALPQLKKIQSRLGDHIYRLQRMYDSVHLLNKEMEALSRGKTSISISREEWDKELGVSLTNKLIESNYLKTDNSRSTSSEKKYRVYDDFSKGPREVKHINDSMKSDIEKLSKELVSYKGKWLKDANVFSKITSILQEEMSRRNDERSQEEEPELAEDYMDDYEEDEEEETKAKYKRQNDFEQENSEGSYDDNIDEESEFSKVETNDSDEDFEELQESEEQMGDEQDDEMIVDEEDDDDVQGAVEDEDKPLPDMESNIDIDNVDT; translated from the coding sequence ATGCCTCTTACAAATGTCCAAGTGAACCAggtaaagaaaaaagtgcATTACAGTGAGCAAGATGGTGCCTTTAACAAGTACGTTGACGTTATAGGCAGAGTGACGAAACTTTCTGACCAGATATTGAGAGGCCAACTTCCTGAACCAAGtgcagaagaagaatctgTGTTAAGTGGAGAGAAGATCAAGGCTCTTAAGGAAACTGCTCAAGTCCGACTACTGGAAATTCAGTCATCGATAGAGACTAAAAAGATAGCTTCAGAGCATTGGCAACAATCGTATGAACAAATGAGGGATTCTGTAGATGCACAAGCTAAGGAAGCTTTACctcaattgaagaagatacaATCTAGATTAGGCGATCATATCTACAGACTACAAAGGATGTATGACAGTGTCCATCTATTGAATAAGGAAATGGAAGCTCTATCACGAGGCAAGACATCTATATCAATTTCACGTGAAGAATGGGATAAAGAGCTTGGTGTTAGCCTAACAAATAAGTTGATCGAGAGTAACTATTTGAAAACTGATAATAGTAGATCAACAAGTAGTGAGAAGAAATATCGCGTGTACGATGATTTTTCGAAGGGGCCTAGAGAAGTTAAACACATCAATGATTCGATGAAATCTGATATTGAGAAGTTATCAAAGGAGTTAGTGTCCTATAAGGGGAAATGGTTGAAAGACGCTAATGTATTCAGTAAGATTACCTCCATTTTACAAGAGGAAATGAGCAGAAGAAATGATGAAAGATCgcaagaagaagaaccTGAATTGGCGGAGGATTATATGGATGATTAcgaagaagatgaggaagaagaaacaaaagCAAAGTATAAGAGGCAAAATGACTTTGAGCAAGAAAATAGTGAAGGTTCttatgatgataatattgatgaagaatcggaattttcaaaagtggAAACAAATGATAGTGATGAGGATTTTGAGGAACTTCAGGAAAGCGAAGAACAGATGGGCGATGAgcaagatgatgaaatgatCGTTGACGAGgaggatgatgatgatgttcAAGGAGCTGTTGAGGACGAAGACAAACCGCTCCCAGACATGGAAAGTAATATTGACATAGATAACGTCGACACATGA
- the ORC1 gene encoding origin recognition complex subunit 1 (similar to Saccharomyces cerevisiae SIR3 (YLR442C) and ORC1 (YML065W); ancestral locus Anc_4.327) yields the protein MAKSNKELEGWEIITKDQNGNIIGDDDTHSRRSRRGRGIERHYLRRKSDAVQFGCGDNVIFRDASDNDGEVTVYFIFDIRLNTLNNLVEVWAFNYLKWHELDAELYYKQFHPKVLESTEPEGHFAKLLEDELDKKELFFALQHNELQLTDFVSLANIMDMGSWIDPKTKKNASTDFFVRYICLPDGSHFVPIDMAVEKETVQNMKPKEAEEHFKDILFPQSKSSNNIKSTGKKKGTVSKGQPQLKKIKIESDSSFESEFDSGEDEDDNSDAIDDSEVVDYEDEEDADEDLSENADDESENQDISDVVEEEEKSIRKRRGRPKKIKSDTPTLKVPHAPKTVKVKAPMIRKFTKKNVARAKKKYTPFSKRYKSIKDVPDLTKLAEFNQKSTEAIFHELETKLNTTKKHKIVETIFSKVKKQLYSSHGKEEIVKAGNFDDYLPARENEFASIYLSVYSAIESGSATTVYVAGTPGVGKTLTVREVIRELQYSVQQEELPVFHYVEINGLKMVKPTDSYEVLWNRISGERLTWGAAMESLEFYFSKVPKVKKRPIVVLLDELDALINKNQDIMYNFFNWTTYENANLIVIAVANTMDLPERQLGNKVSSRIGFTRIMFSGYTHEELKNIIDFRLQGLNNSYFYVDTRTGSAHLIENADEEQDIENKLPPGIKRVRLKMSTDAIEIASRKVASVSGDARRALKVCKRAVEIAEQRYMAKHGYAYDGQKIVDGDDDTPEEKETDVDGNEVEAQTVQISHIMKALNETINTNSTTFITRLSFTAKLFLHALLNLAKKTGLQEQSLGDVVDEIKLVLDVNGNNKFILGIAEALYQKGGANVSEQLRIISWDFVMGQLIEAGVLIRQNMKNERISCVRLNISEEDVLRAIEQDETLKGL from the coding sequence ATGGCAAAGTCTAATAAGGAGTTAGAAGGCTGGGAGATCATAACGAAGGACCAAAATGGAAATATAATCggtgatgatgataccCATAGTCGACGTTCTCGAAGGGGTAGAGGCATTGAGAGGCATTAtctaagaagaaaatcaGATGCTGTCCAATTTGGATGTGGTGACAATGTTATATTTAGAGATGCGAGCGATAATGATGGCGAAGTTACCgtatatttcatttttgatatcaGACTCAATACTCTGAACAATTTGGTGGAAGTGTGGGCTTTTAATTACTTAAAATGGCACGAGCTCGATGCTGAACTCTATTATAAGCAGTTCCATCCAAAAGTGTTGGAATCAACTGAACCTGAAGGACATTTTGCCAAGTTGCTAGAGGATGAGCTAGATAAGAAAGAACTATTCTTCGCTCTACAGCATAACGAACTACAACTAACAgattttgtttctttggCTAATATTATGGATATGGGCAGCTGGATTGATCCCAAGACTAAAAAGAATGCTTCCACAGATTTCTTTGTtagatatatatgtttACCAGATGGTAGTCATTTTGTTCCAATAGATATGGCGGTAGAGAAAGAAACCgttcaaaatatgaaaCCAAAAGAGGCAGAAGAACACTTTAAGGATATTCTATTTCCTCAAAGTAAATCctcaaataatatcaagAGTACtggaaagaagaaaggAACTGTCTCGAAAGGGCAAcctcaattgaaaaagattaaaattgaaagtgatAGTTCCTTTGAAAGTGAATTTGATTCTggagaagatgaagatgacaaTAGTGATGCGATTGACGATTCGGAAGTTGTCGACTAcgaggatgaagaagatgcaGATGAAGATCTAAGTGAAAATGCAGACGATGAAAGCGAAAACCAAGACATTAGTGATGTtgtggaagaagaagaaaagtccattagaaaaagaagaggtCGCCctaaaaagattaaaagCGACACTCCTACACTTAAGGTCCCTCATGCACCCAAAACCGTCAAGGTGAAAGCACCAATGATCAGAAAATTTACGAAGAAAAACGTTGCTCGTGCTAAAAAGAAGTATACGCCATTTTCCAAAAGGTATAAATCAATCAAAGATGTACCAGATTTAACTAAACTTGCTGAATTCAACCAGAAATCAACAGAAGCTATCTTTCATGAATTAGAAACTAAATTAAATACAACAAAAAAGCATAAAATTGTGGAGActattttttcaaaagttaaGAAACAATTGTACTCATCTCATGGTAAAGAGGAAATCGTGAAAGCTGgtaattttgatgattaCCTACCAGCAcgtgaaaatgaatttgcaTCTATATATTTGAGCGTGTACAGCGCTATTGAATCTGGTTCTGCAACTACAGTATATGTAGCAGGTACTCCGGGTGTGGGTAAAACATTGACTGTCAGAGAGGTTATCAGAGAATTGCAATATTCAGTCCAACAGGAGGAATTACCTGTATTTCATTACGTAGAAATCAACGGGCTTAAAATGGTAAAACCAACTGACAGTTATGAAGTGCTGTGGAACAGAATCTCTGGTGAAAGGCTTACTTGGGGTGCTGCAATGGAATCATTagaattttattttagCAAAGTCCCCAAGGTAAAAAAACGTCCAATTGTCGTCTTATTAGATGAACTAGATGCCcttatcaataaaaatcaagatatcatgtacaattttttcaactgGACCACATATGAAAATGCAAATCTGATAGTTATAGCTGTTGCTAATACAATGGATCTACCGGAGCGTCAATTAGGTAACAAAGTTTCATCCAGAATCGGGTTTACAAGAATCATGTTTAGTGGGTATACACAcgaagaattgaaaaatattatcgATTTCAGATTGCAAGGTCTAAATAACTCATATTTTTATGTTGACACAAGGACAGGTAGCGCACATCTGATTGAAAATGCAGACGAAGAACAAGATATCGAAAATAAATTACCACCTGGTATCAAGAGAGTTCGTCTTAAGATGAGTACTGATGCCATTGAAATTGCATCGAGAAAAGTTGCGAGTGTCAGTGGTGATGCAAGAAGAGCATTGAAGGTTTGCAAAAGGGCAGTAGAAATTGCAGAACAGCGTTATATGGCAAAGCATGGATATGCTTATGACGGACAAAAGATAGTAGACGGCGATGATGATACCCCTGAAGAAAAGGAGACGGACGTCGATGGGAATGAAGTTGAAGCACAGACAGTCCAGATTAGTCATATAATGAAGGCACTTAATGAGACCATCAATACAAATTCCACAACATTTATCACTAGATTGTCATTCACTgcaaaattatttcttcatgcattattaaatttggcTAAAAAGACGGGACTACAGGAACAATCGCTAGGGGACGTTGTAGATGAGATTAAACTAGTACTTGATGTTAATGGCaacaataaatttatattaGGAATTGCAGAGGCCCTATATCAAAAGGGAGGAGCTAATGTTTCTGAACAACTTAGAATAATATCGTGGGATTTTGTAATGGGACAGTTAATAGAAGCCGGTGTTCTCATAAGGCAAAACATGAAGAATGAAAGAATAAGCTGTGTCAGATTGAACATATCGGAGGAAGATGTCCTGAGGGCTATCGAGCAGGATGAAACATTGAAGGGGTTGTAG
- the TEM1 gene encoding Ras family GTPase TEM1 (similar to Saccharomyces cerevisiae TEM1 (YML064C); ancestral locus Anc_4.326): MVASEEHEKHQQIPFVRNQVDIQVGLVGDAQVGKTSLMVKYVQNIFDEEYTQTLGVNFLKRKVNLRSTDIVFSLMDLGGQREFINMLPLAAVGSAAIIFLFDLTRPETLESVKEWYRQAYGLNNQAIPILVGTKYDLFIDLDEEYQRQVSKTALDYSEVMDAPLVFCSTAKSINIQKIFKIALAKIFSLTLTISEIKDTGDPILLYKRFGSKLSKNKSSPSSSTKLKTPRA; this comes from the coding sequence ATGGTAGCTTCTGAAGAGCATGAAAAACATCAGCAAATTCCTTTTGTACGAAATCAGGTTGACATCCAAGTCGGTTTGGTAGGTGATGCTCAGGTTGGCAAGACTTCTTTAATGGTGAAGTATgttcaaaatatcttcgACGAAGAATACACTCAGACATTGGGTGTCAATTTTCTGAAACGTAAAGTGAATTTACGATCTACGGATATTGTCTTCTCTCTGATGGATCTCGGTGGACAACGtgaattcattaatatGCTGCCCTTGGCAGCCGTAGGTTCCGCAGCTATTATATTTCTCTTCGATTTGACTCGACCAGAGACGCTGGAATCTGTAAAGGAATGGTATAGACAAGCATATGGGCTCAACAATCAGGCTATTCCAATACTGGTCGGCACTAAATACGATCTGTTCATCGACCTCGACGAAGAGTACCAAAGGCAGGTTTCGAAAACTGCATTAGATTATTCAGAAGTAATGGATGCACCGTTGGTTTTTTGCTCGACggcaaaatcaataaatatacagaagatcttcaaaattgcTTTGGCCAAGATCTTTAGCTTAACCTTAACTATCAGTGAAATTAAAGACACTGGGGACCCTATACTCTTGTACAAACGCTTCGGTAGCAAACTTTCGAAGAATAAATCATCTCCTTCATCATCAACTAAATTAAAGACCCCTCGTGCATGA
- the SMA2 gene encoding Sma2p (similar to Saccharomyces cerevisiae SMA2 (YML066C); ancestral locus Anc_4.329) yields the protein MFFLFKKLLVWSVLLSLTLTQLLLYLPNLTCTSTSTLPVCTPQFNFAIVGSSTTAKEFIGSIRQFLKLLSYLTIDMGWSNELTDSSIYDDANLIDTFSADNVYNVNYFGYCKRNATKTIYCMGSGDAGMDILGVLVRDIGSQLSKLSTVHENNTVLLSNSMVFTYHLALKSLRAFFKKNQAKDNFLSSLLIGDVGNDGKSGYVPKSYDKGVEFAYSLMKFNQIYFYFQTFEMSMSCLYVILIFIFGTTIFLNLKIKLLTIPLKLVTLVLLLASTVTFSVTGLYLVALKAMEPPDTSQQVAEPDFKWGLLEISVGSGFIIGFVRYFIQFFMCIITFICVRHYKTSSKEDKKSLQKENPNYMVESPIKSVPNYRYKGPSLSV from the coding sequence ATGTTCTTTCTATTCAAAAAGCTCTTAGTATGGTCTGTGCTTTTGTCCTTAACGTTGACCCAGCTCCTTCTGTACTTACCGAACCTCACATGCACATCCACGAGTACACTACCGGTTTGTACACCACAGTTCAATTTTGCCATTGTCGGTAGCTCCACAACTGCAAAGGAGTTTATTGGCAGCATTCgacaatttttgaagctGTTGTCGTATTTGACAATCGATATGGGATGGTCTAACGAGCTGACAGACTCAAGTATATACGATGATGCTAATCTAATAGACACTTTCAGTGCCGATAATGTTTACAATGTGAATTATTTTGGTTACTGTAAGAGAAATGCCACTAAAACAATATATTGTATGGGGAGTGGCGACGCTGGAATGGATATACTGGGAGTACTAGTAAGAGACATCGGTAGTCAATTGAGCAAACTCTCGACAGTCCATGAGAACAATACCGTGTTGCTGAGCAATTCAATGGTATTTACATATCATCTGGCCCTAAAATCTTTACGAGCCTTCTTCAAGAAGAATCAGGCAAAGGACAATTTCCTCTCTAGTTTACTGATTGGAGATGTTGGAAATGATGGGAAATCAGGCTATGTCCCCAAGAGTTACGATAAAGGCGTAGAATTTGCTTATTCTCTAATGAAATTTAACCAGAtttatttctattttcaaaCGTTTGAAATGAGTATGAGTTGTCTCTACGTGATTCTAATCTTCATCTTTGGCACTACAATATTCCTAAATTTAAAGATCAAATTACTCACCATCCCACTAAAACTTGTGACACTCGTTTTATTACTCGCATCGACAGTTACATTCTCAGTGACGGGATTATATCTCGTGGCACTGAAAGCCATGGAACCCCCTGACACATCTCAGCAGGTGGCCGAGCCAGATTTCAAGTGGGGACTACTAGAAATTTCTGTGGGGTCTGGCTTCATCATAGGCTTCGTACGCTATTTCATACAATTCTTCATGTGCATCATAACTTTCATATGTGTCAGACATTATAAAACGAGCTCtaaagaagataaaaaatcCCTTCAAAAGGAGAATCCCAATTACATGGTTGAGTCTCCAATTAAGAGTGTTCCCAACTACCGCTACAAAGGTCCATCACTCTCTGTATAG
- the PIF1 gene encoding DNA helicase PIF1 (similar to Saccharomyces cerevisiae PIF1 (YML061C); ancestral locus Anc_4.322), whose protein sequence is MTHIRAASSLESTPINANKKPKLTSHELSELADMLSDSDDWDGNIQPNVHSPLANRVRQVVPSSFVIPQPEGKKPGWTGEKISDSVIELLDSDSSTTSLNVVVENAPTFSNDVKVEDMLEASLRESRPHFEQSSFNYGSIPDKISIPTNKGSPLNNNISSNEVNNSALSDERSIEILQEQSKLTFGNKFTLLTQAPTFTNSDDIDERPKLPPNVKVKIPIRLSREQEHIIDLAEKGYNIFYTGSAGTGKSVLLKEMIKRLKSKYGAEEVAVTASTGLAACNIGGFTIHSFSGVGLAKGDADRLYKKVRRSRKHLKRWENISALVVDEISMIDAELLDKLDYIAQRIRKNHSPFGGIQLILCGDFFQLPPVSKDPENPTKFAFESKAWKTGIQLTIMLQRVFRQQGDTKFIEMLNKMRLGQIDEDTEREFKKLSRPLPNDEIIPAELYSTRNEVDRANSARLTRLPGKVHTFNAIDGGSLEDQELKEKLLQNFLAPKQLHLKVGAQVMMIKNIDAKLVNGSLGKVIDFIDADTYMFYNNLISNPRHPVKDLERMVHNPSYLHELKEMMTDEEEANQKRQKLVKDKFCQTEPENSMEPLGSSIFEFLDKELGSDPEVKQNLARKKALLRQLHNNSSGRRLPLVRFKTSDLATRTVLVEPEDWAIEDEHEKPIVSRIQLPLMLAWSLSIHKSQGQTLPKVKVDLRRIFEKGQAYVALSRAVSREGLQVLNFDKNRIGAHQKVIDFYMTLVSAEHALKQADIKCAETTVKPISESRFAPKTTRADRIISGNRTNRQLPLLDIKNMLLKRKDSPTNPEDTPFTQEQSL, encoded by the coding sequence ATGACCCATATTAGAGCTGCATCGTCTTTGGAAAGTACTCCAATAAATGCAAACAAGAAACCAAAACTAACGTCTCATGAGCTCAGTGAGTTAGCTGATATGCTTTCCGATTCCGATGACTGGGATGGTAATATCCAACCAAATGTCCATAGCCCTCTTGCAAATCGTGTCAGACAAGTGGTGCCGTCCAGTTTCGTCATTCCACAACCGGAGGGAAAGAAACCAGGTTGGACTGGTGAAAAGATTTCGGATAGTGTCATAGAGCTTTTAGATTCAGATAGTTCTACGACGTCACTTAACGTTGTTGTAGAGAATGCTCCAACTTTTTCCAATGACGTAAAAGTAGAAGATATGCTGGAAGCATCCTTAAGAGAGAGTAGACCACATTTTGAACAGTCAAGTTTTAATTATGGATCAATACCGGACAAAATCAGCATTCCTACCAACAAGGGATCTCCATTAAATAACAACATTTCAAGCAATGAAGTTAACAACAGTGCTCTCTCTGATGAAAGaagtattgaaattttacaagaaCAGTCAAAATTGACATTTGGCAATAAATTCACTTTACTTACCCAAGCACCCACATTTACGAACTCTGACGATATAGATGAGAGACCAAAACTGCCGCCAAATGTCAAAGTCAAGATTCCCATCCGTCTTAGTAGGGAGCAAGAGCATATAATTGATTTGGCTGAAAAAGGgtacaatattttttatacaGGTAGTGCAGGTACAGGTAAATCTGTTTTGCTGAAAGAGATGATTAAACGCCTTAAAAGTAAATATGGTGCTGAAGAAGTAGCAGTTACAGCTTCTACCGGTCTGGCAGCATGTAACATTGGTGGGTTTACAATCCATTCTTTTTCAGGCGTTGGATTAGCTAAAGGTGACGCAGATAGATTATATAAGAAAGTTCGAAGATCGAGAAAACATCTTAAACGTTGGGAAAATATTAGCGCTTTGGTTGTAGATGAAATTTCCATGATTGATGCAGAATTGCTCGACAAACTAGACTACATTGCCCAGAGGATAAGGAAAAATCACTCCCCATTTGGCGGTATTCAATTAATTCTTTGTGGAGATTTCTTCCAATTACCACCTGTATCCAAAGATCCAGAAAACCCAACAAAATTTGCCTTCGAATCAAAGGCATGGAAAACAGGTATTCAATTAACTATCATGTTACAAAGAGTGTTCAGACAACAAGGTgataccaaatttattgagaTGCTCAATAAAATGAGGCTCGGACAGATCGATGAGGATACGGAAAGAGAATTTAAGAAGCTTAGTCGACCATTACCAAACGATGAAATTATCCCCGCCGAACTGTACAGTACTAGAAATGAGGTTGATAGAGCCAATAGCGCTCGCTTAACTCGTCTCCCTGGTAAGGTTCATACTTTCAATGCTATCGATGGTGGTTCTTTAGAAGACCAAGAACTCAAGGAAAAATTGCTTCAGAATTTTTTAGCACCCAAGCAGCTTCATTTAAAAGTTGGTGCTCAAGTGATGATGATCAAGAATATAGATGCCAAATTAGTGAACGGTTCCTTGGGGAAagttattgattttatcgATGCAGACACTTATATGTTTTATAACAACTTAATATCCAATCCGAGACATCCCGTAAAGGACCTAGAGAGAATGGTTCATAACCCCTCCTATTTGCATGAACTCAAAGAGATGATgacagatgaagaagaagcaaatCAAAAGAGACAAAAATTGGttaaagataaattttgtCAAACTGAGCCAGAGAATTCTATGGAACCCCTAGGATCCAGtatctttgaattcttgGATAAGGAACTAGGTAGTGACCCCGAGgtgaaacaaaatttggCCAGAAAGAAAGCTCTGTTGAGACAATTACATAATAATTCATCTGGAAGAAGACTGCCTTTAGTTCGTTTCAAAACTTCAGACTTGGCCACTAGAACAGTCCTGGTAGAGCCCGAAGATTGGGCTATAGAAGACGAACATGAAAAACCTATTGTCTCTAGAATCCAGCTCCCTCTCATGTTAGCATGGTCATTATCGATTCACAAATCACAAGGCCAAACTTTACCGAAAGTAAAAGTTGATCTCAGGagaatctttgaaaaaggtCAAGCATATGTGGCTCTCTCAAGAGCAGTTTCAAGAGAGGGACTACAAGTTTTAAACTTTGACAAAAATAGAATCGGCGCGCACCAGAAGGTGATAGATTTTTACATGACACTAGTCTCTGCAGAACATGCTTTGAAACAAGCTGATATTAAATGTGCAGAAACCACTGTCAAACCTATATCCGAATCGCGGTTTGCACCGAAGACGACAAGAGCTGATAGAATCATTAGTGGGAATAGAACTAATAGACAGCTGCCACTTCTCGACATAAAAAACATGCTGTTGAAACGCAAAGATTCCCCAACAAACCCAGAAGATACACCCTTTACTCAGGAACAATCATTATAA
- the RPS1B gene encoding 40S ribosomal protein eS1 (similar to Saccharomyces cerevisiae RPS1A (YLR441C) and RPS1B (YML063W); ancestral locus Anc_4.325) yields the protein MAVGKNKRLSKGKKGLKKKVVDPFTRKEWFDIKAPSTFENRNVGKTLVNKSTGLKNAADALKGRVVEVCLADLQGSEDHSFRKVKLRVDEVQGKNLLTNFHGMDFTTDKLRSMVRKWQTLIEANVTVKTSDDYVLRVFAIAFTRKQANQVKRTAYAQSSHIRAIRKVISEILTREVQNSTLAQLTSKLIPEVINKEIENATKDIFPLQNVHIRKVKLLKQPKFDLGSLLALHGEGSGEEKGKKVAGFKDEVLETV from the coding sequence ATGGCTGTTGGTAAGAATAAGAGATTATCCAAGGGTAAGAAGGGtttaaagaagaaggttGTTGACCCATTCACCAGAAAGGAATGGTTTGATATCAAGGCCCCATCCACTTTTGAAAACAGAAATGTTGGTAAGACCTTAGTCAACAAGTCCACCGGTTTAAAGAACGCCGCTGATGCCTTAAAGGGCAGAGTTGTCGAAGTTTGTTTAGCCGACTTACAAGGTTCTGAAGATCACTCCTTCAGAAAGGTTAAATTAAGAGTTGATGAAGTTCAAGGTAAGAACTTATTAACCAACTTCCACGGTATGGACTTCACCACTGACAAGTTAAGATCTATGGTCAGAAAGTGGCAAACTTTAATTGAAGCCAATGTCACCGTCAAGACTTCTGATGACTACGTCTTAAGAGTCTTCGCCATTGCCTTCACCAGAAAGCAAGCTAACCAAGTTAAGAGAACTGCTTACGCTCAATCTTCTCACATCAGAGCTATCAGAAAGGTTATTTCTGAAATCTTAACTAGAGAAGTTCAAAACTCCACTTTAGCTCAATTGACTTCCAAATTAATTCCAGAAGTTATTAACaaggaaattgaaaacgCTACCAAGGACATCTTCCCATTACAAAACGTTCACATCAGAAAGGTTAAGTTATTAAAACAACCAAAATTCGATTTAGGTTCCTTATTAGCTTTACACGGTGAAGGTTCTGGTGAAGAAAAGGGTAAGAAGGTTGCTGGTTTCAAAGATGAAGTTTTAGAAACTGtgtaa